DNA sequence from the Fibrobacter succinogenes genome:
GTAAATCATATCCATCAGCGGATGAGGTGAATTTAGGTGTGGAACATCGGCTGCAAAAGCGATGTCTTTAGTCTTTTCGACTGTGAACATGCGGTCTTTGTAGCGGGTTTCTGCCGAATTTGCCGTTGTTGCGCATAAAGCGAATGTTGCAAATGTGACAAATATATCCTTCTTAATTGAGTTGTGAAAAATCATAGTCCTCTCCTATAAAAATGATATGAAAATATAGAATAAATTTATTCGCTTTATGAATTGTTTATTTTTTTTAGAAGTTGAATAATAACCTTGTAAATAAATATGATTATATTTTGTAAAACGGAGGTGCAAAATGAAGGTTATCTTGTTTAACGGCAGCCGTCGCGAAAATGGCTGCACTTATACGGCTCTGAACATCGTCGCAAACCAGCTCAAGGCCGCTGGAATCGAAACGAAAATCGTGTTTGTCGGTGGGCGAGTGCTCAAGGGCGAGGTGAATGAAGTTGTCCACGAAGCGAAGGAACTCTTGGCATCGGCGGACGGCGTTGTTTACGGTTCTCCGGTTTATTACGCCTCTCCGAGTGGCGAAATGCTGATGTTCCTTGACCGACTTTATGGTATTGCGGAAGCAAATCTGTTGTTCAAGCCGGCAGCAAATGTGGTCTCGGCTCGCCGCGCTGGTACAACAGCATCTCTTGATGTGCTCAACAAGTACCCAACTTATGCGCAACAGCCGCTGGTGACTTCGCGCTATTGGAACATGGTCCATGGTTCGAATCCGGAAGATGTGTTGAAGGACGAAGAAGGCGTGCAAATTATGAAGGAACTGGGCCGCAATATGGCATGGCTCCTCAAGAGCATAGAAGCGGGCAAACAGGCTGGCGTGACGCAGCCGGACGCCAAGCAGAAAGTCTATACCAATTTCATTCGATAATTTTATCGGAATGATTTGTAGGGATGCCGCGCGGTGAAAGCCGCGCTTTTTCGAAATGCCGCGGGGGAGTGCCATTGAAGAATGCGCGCAACCAGTCATACCCGCGACTTGTCATGCCCCACTTGATGGGGCATCTCCTTTTTGATAGAAAAACACCGCGCATTTTTCTATATTGCACAGCAAATGAATACGCTATTGAATTTTGACAGCGAGCATTTGTGGCACCCGTATGCTGCGCTGAAAAATACCCCCGCAAGATTCCTTGCAAAGTCGGCTCACGGAACGACGATTGAAACAGCCGATGGATTGAAACTGATTGATGCCGTATCGAGCTGGTGGTGCATGGCTCACGGGCATAACGCTCCTGAAATTGTTGAAGCGATTTGCAAGCAAAGCGAAAAAATGTGCCACGTGATGTTCGGCGGTTTTACGCACGAGCCTGCAATTGAACTGGGTGAAAAGCTGGTGAACTTTTTGCCTGAGGGCTTGAACAAGATTTTCTTTGCGGATTCGGGAAGCATCGCCGTGGAATGCGCCGCCAAGATGGCGGTGCAGTACCAGCATTCGCTGGGTCGCCCGGAGCGCTGTAAGTTGGTCGCCTTGAAGGGCGGCTACCACGGCGATACGGCAGGCGCAATGGCTTTGAGCGATCCCGATGGCATGCATGTGCTTTTCCGCGGAATCATGCCGCACCATTACTTTGCGGAACGCCCGAACTGCCGTTTTGACGAAGCCTGGAATCCAGCGGATTTTGCATCGATGGAACGCGTTGTCGAAGAGCATAAAGATGAAATTGCGGCGGTCATTTGCGAGCCTGTTTTTCAGGGCGGAAACGGCATGTGGCTTTATAATGCGGGTTACCTCAAGCGACTTCGTGAACTTTGCGACCGTTATGGCATCTTGCTTATTTTGGACGAAATTGCATCAGGATTTTACCGCACGGGCCCGCGATTTGCGATGATGCATACTGCTGAAAACGGTGCTGGTAATTGCCGCGAAAATAAATGCGCCGACTTTATAAAGCCAGACATTATGTGCATCGGCAAGGCGCTTACGGGCGGCTCGATTACGATGGCGGCTTGCGTTGCTTCGGAGAAGGTCGCCGATACGATTACGAATAGCAAGATTCCGGCGTTTATGCATGGACCGACATACATGGCGAACCCGCTTGCGTGTGCGGCTGGGATTGCTTCGCTTTCGTTGTTTGAAAGTCGCGATTACGCGTCGAGCGTGGCGCGGATTGAAAAACGCTTGAAGCAGAATTTGGAACCGCTACGTTCGCTTGAAAATGCGGCAGACGTGCGTGTGCTTGGGGCGATAGGTGTTTTGGAATTGAAGGCGAAACCGTCCGCAGACGACATTCTGCGTGTGATTCGCGAGACCGGAGTGTGGCTCAGACCGTTCTGCAATTACGTTTACACGATGCCACCGCTCATTACGACCGATTCTGAAATCGACCGCATTTGCGAAGCAATCAAGTTGATTGGTGAATGTGAACCCGCGCCAATTGTAGATGGCGAAGACGAATTCCATGAATAAATTCTATTTATAAAGATGGCGGATCGAGTCCGCCATGACGTTAGCATTCAAACGGAACTAAGGTCACGCAGTTCCGTTTTTTCTTGGATACATAAAGCGCCTTGTCGGCAAAAGAGAGCATGTCTGAAACGGTTCCGTCACCGAATGTTCCGCCAAAGCTCATCGTCAACTTTACATCCGGGTAATCTTGCAAAATGATTTTTTCCGCCTCTGCACGCATCTGTTCAAGCCTGATTTTCAGGACTTTATGACTGATGTTTCTGAACGAAATTAGGAACTCGTCGCCTCCATAACGTACCACACGATCTAAATTACGAACAGAAAATCGCAAAATCGACGCCACGGCAGCAAGGGCTGCATCTCCACACTGGTGGCCGTAATTGTCGTTGATTTCCTTGAAAAAATCAATATCGGCCATGACAACCGCTTGGCTATTACGTGAAGATAACTTATCATCAAAATACTTGCGGTTCATCACTTGAGTCAAGGAATCTTTATAGATTTTGTCGTTTATTTCTGTAATTTCGCTATTTTTATTGGTAAAGCCGAATACTATTGATTCTTCGCCAGTTCGTACAACCTTCATCTCGACATATTGACCGAGCTCGTTGTGAAAGATTTTGGATAAACTACCGCCAACTAGCAAGTATTCCTTAATATAGGATTCGTCAATTACTTTTCGGAGGCTGTCTCGATCCTCTTCGTGAACCGTCCTGTTGATGTATTTTTCAACAAGGACTTTGAACGGTGGCGGTTCTTTCGTGAGGCCAAGTGCATTTTTGATTCGGTCATTAATGCGGAAAATTTCCACCTTTTCAGTTGTAAAATCGACACCGACAACAGAGGTATATCCGTTCATGAGCGCATTGATCATATTTTGTTGCTTGCGGTTTTGCTCCAAGAGTTCTTTCTCTTGTTCCAACTTTGTCATTTGCTCATTTACATTTTCGACAAGGTAGAGAACTCGACGTAATGGCTTTTCTTCGCCAATGCGAACAAACATCGCCTTACTCCAACCGTGAATCTTTCCATGAAAAATTTCTGAAATAACATTTGTATTTTTCAGGCGTTCTGGCAATGTGGAAAGAATCGTAAAATTTTTAATGGTTTCAACACTTTCCGGGCAAGCAAGGTTTACCATGATGTTGGTAATACTTGCTTGTAATGTATTAGCACATTTCATAAACTTATCGATGAATTCGTTAGTCTTGATTGGATATGCAGTCATATTCTCAAGATCGAGTACATGCATCGAAATGTACAGTTCAGTTGTGGCGTAAGTTATAGCTGTGAAAAACTCC
Encoded proteins:
- a CDS encoding flavodoxin family protein, which translates into the protein MKVILFNGSRRENGCTYTALNIVANQLKAAGIETKIVFVGGRVLKGEVNEVVHEAKELLASADGVVYGSPVYYASPSGEMLMFLDRLYGIAEANLLFKPAANVVSARRAGTTASLDVLNKYPTYAQQPLVTSRYWNMVHGSNPEDVLKDEEGVQIMKELGRNMAWLLKSIEAGKQAGVTQPDAKQKVYTNFIR
- the bioA gene encoding adenosylmethionine--8-amino-7-oxononanoate transaminase, whose protein sequence is MNTLLNFDSEHLWHPYAALKNTPARFLAKSAHGTTIETADGLKLIDAVSSWWCMAHGHNAPEIVEAICKQSEKMCHVMFGGFTHEPAIELGEKLVNFLPEGLNKIFFADSGSIAVECAAKMAVQYQHSLGRPERCKLVALKGGYHGDTAGAMALSDPDGMHVLFRGIMPHHYFAERPNCRFDEAWNPADFASMERVVEEHKDEIAAVICEPVFQGGNGMWLYNAGYLKRLRELCDRYGILLILDEIASGFYRTGPRFAMMHTAENGAGNCRENKCADFIKPDIMCIGKALTGGSITMAACVASEKVADTITNSKIPAFMHGPTYMANPLACAAGIASLSLFESRDYASSVARIEKRLKQNLEPLRSLENAADVRVLGAIGVLELKAKPSADDILRVIRETGVWLRPFCNYVYTMPPLITTDSEIDRICEAIKLIGECEPAPIVDGEDEFHE
- a CDS encoding GGDEF domain-containing protein, which encodes MDNYKNFIADFPVNSAEFFTAITYATTELYISMHVLDLENMTAYPIKTNEFIDKFMKCANTLQASITNIMVNLACPESVETIKNFTILSTLPERLKNTNVISEIFHGKIHGWSKAMFVRIGEEKPLRRVLYLVENVNEQMTKLEQEKELLEQNRKQQNMINALMNGYTSVVGVDFTTEKVEIFRINDRIKNALGLTKEPPPFKVLVEKYINRTVHEEDRDSLRKVIDESYIKEYLLVGGSLSKIFHNELGQYVEMKVVRTGEESIVFGFTNKNSEITEINDKIYKDSLTQVMNRKYFDDKLSSRNSQAVVMADIDFFKEINDNYGHQCGDAALAAVASILRFSVRNLDRVVRYGGDEFLISFRNISHKVLKIRLEQMRAEAEKIILQDYPDVKLTMSFGGTFGDGTVSDMLSFADKALYVSKKKRNCVTLVPFEC